TTATCAGAGTGGTTATCTGACTATAAAAGACTATGATAAGGAGTTTCAATTATATCGCCTGGCTTTTCCTAATGATGAAGTCCGTTATAAATCTGGGTTATATTTCCAAGGGTCATTCAAATGTTTTTTTGAATATTTGCATAGGAATATATAGAATAATACTATCTTTGTAGAGGTATATCGGGTTTAATGGAGTGATTGTTCAATAATATTCATATCTTAGACATGAATACAATTTGCCATATTCGTGATTATACGGACCTTTGCAGAGAGAATACTTTCTTGCCCTCGTCAAGATGGGCAGATTAAGATAAAGATCCCTCGTGGATCGGCTGCCTGTGAAGGTCGCTCTATTGTTTGTTTTGTTTGTGTTTTGGTGCACCTTTTTTCTGATAAAGAATAAGGTGCACTCTTTTTATAGTAATGTAACAGATTAAATATATATTTGAAGAAAAAAGAAGATGGGTGAAAAAGCTTCAATGTGGAATCTTTGGCACGGCTGTCACAAATTAAGTGAGGGCTGCCGACATTGTTATGTATACCGGACAGATGGTAAATATGGAAAAGACAGTTCGGTGGTGATAAAGACGGAAAAGTTTGATTTACCTTTGCAACAGAAAAAGAATGGTACATATAAGATACCTTCGGGGAATTTGGTATATACCTGTTTTACTTCCGATTTCCTTATTGAAGATGCTGATGAATGGCGTGCCGAAGCATGGGAAATGATGCGGATACGGCAGGATCTTCGTTTCCTCTTTATCACTAAGCGGATAGACAGGTTGCAACAGTGTCTGCCTCCGGATTGGGGCGATGGGTATGAGAACGTAACAATTTGCTGCACGATGGAGAATCAGGATAGAGTGGATTATCGTTTACCTATTTATAAAGAAATTCCTATTAAACATAAAATCATTATCTGCGAGCCGCTTCTTAGTCGGATTGATTTCAGAGGTGAATTAGGGGATTGGGTGGAACAGGTGGTTGCCGGAGGAGAGTCGGGAAAGGAAGCCCGGATATGTGATTACGAGTGGGTATTGGATATCCGGCAGCAATGTATCGATGCGAATGTCGGTTTTTGGTTTAAGCAGACTGGGAGTTATTTGCTGAAAGAGGGACATGAATACAAGATTGCCCGGCAGTTCCAACATTCGCAAGCGAGGAAGGCTGGGTTGAATTATACGCCTGATAAACAAGAAATAAAAGGTTAGTTCAGGTATTTTTTACTGAAAGCGGGGATTGTTTAACAATCTTCGCTTTTTTGTTTTATTGAGTACAAAATGCGGATAATCACGTCTTTTCTTAAAGATGTTGTGTAAACTTTAAATTATCCATATTAATGAAACAGATAAAGCTGTTATTTCTTTTAGCATCTGCATCCGTTACGGGCGTATTTGCGCAAAGCAACGGATTGACGGATATGAGCCAGAGTCGCTATGCAAAAATGACAAATACCGGAATCGACGCCGTACATTGGACGAACGGATTTTGGGGAGATCGTTTTAATGTGTTTAGCCGGACTTCCCTGCAAAGTATGTGGAACACTTGGAACACACCGGAAATATCCCATGGGTTCCGTAATTTTGAGATTGCTGCCGGTGTGTGCAAGGGTGAACATTGGGGACCTCCGTTTCACGACGGAGATATGTATAAATGGATGGAAGGAGTGGCTTCTGTCTATGCAGTCAACAAAGATCCGGAACTGGATAAATTAATGGACAACTTTATTACTTGTGTCGTAAAAGCCCAGCGTACAGACGGTTATATACATACTCCGGTAATTATTGAAGAACTAAACAAGGGCATTGATTCCCATACATTGGCTGACCCGAACAAGCAAACGGTCATAGGAACGAAAGTAGGTGACGAGAATGAAAAAGGAGCTTTTGCCAATCGGCTGAACTTTGAGACATATAACTTGGGACACCTGATGATGGCAGGTATTGTGCATCGTCGTGCCACCGGAAAGACCACTCTTTTTGATGCTGCTGTG
The Bacteroides luhongzhouii DNA segment above includes these coding regions:
- a CDS encoding DUF5131 family protein produces the protein MGEKASMWNLWHGCHKLSEGCRHCYVYRTDGKYGKDSSVVIKTEKFDLPLQQKKNGTYKIPSGNLVYTCFTSDFLIEDADEWRAEAWEMMRIRQDLRFLFITKRIDRLQQCLPPDWGDGYENVTICCTMENQDRVDYRLPIYKEIPIKHKIIICEPLLSRIDFRGELGDWVEQVVAGGESGKEARICDYEWVLDIRQQCIDANVGFWFKQTGSYLLKEGHEYKIARQFQHSQARKAGLNYTPDKQEIKG